A section of the Pseudomonas tritici genome encodes:
- the aceK gene encoding bifunctional isocitrate dehydrogenase kinase/phosphatase, translating into MSQSALAVAQMILDGFDDYREHFRQITDGARERFEKAQWQQGQAASAARINLYEDKVGEVTARLREHFDAAALLDIDVWPVVKSAYIGLIDLRFDDELSETWYNSIFCGLFSHDLISDGCMFIHTTRPSLRRARAAQTRTYTPAGKIPEMLAQIFADYSFSEPYADLAADLRRLEAQLRENLPDWVCKDPDLKVELFSSVLYRNKGAYLVGRIYTRDEQWPLVIPLLHREGQGIQIDALITDEADVSIIFSFTRSYFMVDVPVPAEFIGFLKRILPGKHIAELYTSIGFYKHGKSEFYRALINHLATTDDQFIMAPGVRGMVMSVFTLPGFNTVFKIIKDRFSPSKNVNRATVIEKYRLVKSVDRVGRMADTQEFADFRFPLSKFEPECLAELLEVAAGTVEVEGDTVLIRHCWTERRMTPLNLYLENANPAQVREALEDYGLAIKQLAAANIFPGDMLLKNFGVTRHGRVVFYDYDEICFLTEANFRHIPAPRTPEDEMASEPWYSIGPLDVFPEEFPPFLFADAGQRKLFDELHGELYNADYWKGLQEAIRAGKVIDVFPYRRR; encoded by the coding sequence ATGTCGCAGTCCGCCCTCGCTGTCGCCCAGATGATCCTCGATGGCTTCGACGATTACCGTGAGCACTTCCGCCAGATCACCGATGGCGCCCGCGAGCGTTTTGAAAAGGCCCAGTGGCAACAGGGCCAGGCGGCGTCGGCGGCGCGGATCAACCTCTATGAAGACAAGGTCGGTGAAGTGACCGCACGCCTGCGCGAGCACTTCGATGCTGCCGCGCTGCTCGACATTGATGTGTGGCCCGTGGTGAAAAGCGCCTACATCGGCCTGATCGACCTGCGTTTTGACGATGAGCTTTCCGAGACCTGGTACAACTCGATCTTCTGCGGCCTGTTCAGTCACGACCTGATCAGCGACGGCTGCATGTTTATCCACACCACCCGGCCCAGCCTGCGCCGGGCAAGGGCCGCGCAGACGCGCACCTACACGCCCGCCGGGAAAATCCCGGAAATGCTCGCGCAGATCTTTGCCGACTACAGCTTCAGCGAACCTTACGCCGACCTCGCCGCCGACCTGCGCCGCCTTGAAGCCCAACTGCGGGAAAACCTGCCGGACTGGGTCTGCAAGGACCCGGACCTCAAGGTCGAGCTGTTTTCCTCGGTGCTCTACCGCAATAAAGGCGCCTACCTCGTCGGGCGTATCTATACCCGCGACGAACAATGGCCCCTGGTGATCCCGCTGCTGCACCGCGAAGGCCAGGGCATCCAGATCGATGCGCTGATCACCGACGAAGCCGATGTGTCGATCATCTTCTCGTTCACCCGTTCCTACTTCATGGTCGATGTGCCGGTGCCGGCGGAATTCATCGGTTTTCTCAAGCGCATCCTGCCGGGCAAGCACATCGCCGAGCTGTACACCTCCATCGGTTTTTACAAGCACGGCAAGTCAGAGTTCTACCGTGCCCTGATCAACCACCTGGCGACCACCGACGATCAATTCATCATGGCCCCCGGTGTGCGCGGCATGGTCATGAGCGTGTTTACTCTGCCGGGCTTCAACACCGTGTTCAAAATCATCAAGGACCGCTTTTCACCGTCGAAAAACGTCAACCGCGCCACGGTGATCGAAAAGTATCGCCTGGTTAAAAGTGTCGACCGCGTCGGGCGCATGGCCGATACCCAGGAGTTCGCCGACTTCCGCTTCCCCCTGAGCAAATTCGAACCCGAGTGCCTGGCCGAGCTGTTGGAAGTCGCCGCCGGCACCGTTGAAGTAGAAGGCGACACCGTGCTGATCCGCCACTGCTGGACCGAACGGCGCATGACCCCGCTCAACCTTTACCTCGAGAATGCCAACCCCGCCCAAGTGCGCGAAGCCCTGGAGGACTACGGCCTGGCCATCAAGCAACTGGCGGCGGCGAATATCTTCCCCGGCGACATGCTGCTGAAAAACTTCGGCGTCACCCGCCACGGCCGTGTGGTGTTCTACGACTACGACGAAATCTGCTTTCTCACCGAGGCCAACTTCCGCCACATCCCCGCACCGCGTACGCCCGAGGATGAAATGGCCTCCGAGCCCTGGTACTCCATCGGCCCGCTGGATGTGTTCCCCGAAGAATTCCCACCGTTCCTGTTCGCCGATGCCGGCCAGCGCAAGCTGTTTGATGAGCTGCATGGCGAGTTGTACAACGCCGACTACTGGAAAGGGCTGCAGGAAGCGATTCGCGCCGGCAAGGTCATTGATGTGTTTCCTTACCGGCGCAGGTGA
- the hrpA gene encoding ATP-dependent RNA helicase HrpA, which translates to MTDQAPTIDQLLKTLDHAMLADRNRLRRQLLELRKKPDEEKLAQWVARMQASCAQVTARRASLPVIRYDDSLPIAAKRDEIKAALNKHQVLIIAGETGSGKTTQLPKICLEIGRGQFGLIGHTQPRRIAARSVASRVAEELATPLGALVGYQVRFEDQSDSNTLIKLMTDGILLAETQNDRYLERYDTIIVDEAHERSLNIDFLLGYLKTLLPRRPDLKVIITSATIDLERFSKHFDGAPIVEVSGRTFPVDTWYRPLTLEQDEEGNRVEDDLTVDQAILATLDEIAAYERSERRSPGDVLVFLPGEREIRDAADMLRKAQLKHTEILPLYARLSPAEQQRIFQSHPGRRVVLATNVAETSLTVPGIRYVIDSGTARISRYSYRAKVQRLPIEAISQASANQRKGRCGRVEPGICIRLFSEEDFIGRPEFTDPEILRTNLAAVILQMLHLRLGEITDFPFIEPPDGKAISDGFNLLQELSAVDRNSQLTPLGRQLARLPVDPRMGRMLLEAAKLGSLQEVLIVASAMSIQDPRERPPERQQAADQAHAQWKDPDSDFAGLVNLWRGFEEQRQELTASPLRNWCRKNFLNYLRLREWRDSHRQLSLICRDMQLTLNKEPADFPKLHKAVLSGLLSQIGQKTEDGDYLGARQRRFWIHPSSGIGKKRPQWLMTAELVETTKLYARMVAKIDADWIEPLAGHLIKKNHFEPHWEKKRGQVVAFEQITLFGLIVVGRRPVHYGPIDPVVSRELFIREGLVRGEIQSRAKCLTANQQLLEQLDELEAKARRRDILADEETLYAFYDARLPAEIHQTATFDSWYKVNSQKDPQLLIMREEDVLAREANEVTAAHYPDTLHLGDLELALSYHFEPNHPRDGVTLRVPAPLLPALPPERLEWLVPGVIEAKCIALVRNLPKALRKNFVPVPDFVKAALQRIEFGQGSLPQALGRELLRMTGARVSDEAWAEASQQVENHLKMNLEVVDGQGKFLGEGRDLAELTARFAEASQAALAVPQTAKSQQPVEAKVFAAVAEKTQQKIAGLSMTVYPALVEENGTVKEGRFSTAAEAEFQHRRALQRLLMQQLAEPAKFLRGKLPGLTELGLMYRELGRIDALVEDILLASLDTCVLEGEASLPRDGAGLAALAERKRGSWTEHAERLARLTLEVLKLWHGLQKRFKGKIDLAQAVALNDIKQQLSSLVYPGFVRETPAQWFKELPRYLKAIELRLEKLPSQVQKDRVWSGELGGLWTHYENRLKKHAQEGKRDPQLELYRWWLEEYRVSLFGQQLGTKVPISDKRLSKQWSLVEA; encoded by the coding sequence ATGACTGACCAAGCGCCGACTATCGACCAACTGCTCAAAACCCTCGATCACGCCATGCTTGCCGACCGCAACCGCTTGCGGCGGCAGTTGCTTGAGCTGCGCAAGAAACCCGACGAGGAAAAGCTGGCGCAGTGGGTTGCGCGGATGCAGGCGTCCTGCGCCCAGGTCACGGCGCGGCGTGCCAGCCTGCCGGTGATTCGCTACGACGACAGCCTGCCGATTGCCGCCAAGCGCGATGAAATCAAGGCGGCGTTGAACAAGCATCAGGTGCTGATCATTGCCGGTGAGACCGGTTCGGGTAAGACCACCCAGCTGCCGAAAATCTGCCTCGAAATCGGTCGGGGCCAGTTCGGCCTGATCGGCCACACCCAGCCACGCCGGATCGCTGCGCGCAGCGTTGCCAGCCGGGTGGCCGAAGAACTGGCTACGCCGCTGGGCGCGCTGGTCGGCTATCAAGTTCGGTTCGAAGACCAGAGCGATTCGAACACCCTGATCAAGCTGATGACCGACGGCATCCTGCTGGCGGAAACCCAGAACGACCGCTATCTGGAACGCTACGACACGATCATCGTCGACGAAGCCCACGAGCGCAGCCTCAACATCGACTTCCTGCTGGGCTACCTGAAAACCCTGCTGCCGCGTCGCCCGGACCTGAAGGTGATCATCACCTCGGCGACCATCGATCTGGAGCGTTTTTCCAAACACTTTGACGGTGCACCGATTGTCGAGGTGTCGGGCCGCACCTTCCCGGTGGACACGTGGTATCGCCCGTTGACCCTGGAGCAGGACGAGGAGGGCAACCGCGTCGAAGACGACTTGACGGTTGACCAGGCGATCCTCGCCACCCTCGATGAGATCGCCGCTTATGAGCGCAGCGAACGGCGCAGCCCCGGCGACGTGCTGGTGTTTCTACCGGGTGAGCGCGAGATTCGCGACGCCGCCGACATGTTGCGCAAAGCCCAGCTCAAGCACACCGAAATCCTGCCGCTGTACGCGCGCCTCTCACCGGCCGAACAGCAGCGCATCTTCCAGTCCCATCCGGGCCGGCGCGTGGTGTTGGCGACCAACGTTGCGGAAACCTCGCTGACTGTGCCGGGCATCCGTTATGTGATCGACAGCGGCACCGCGCGTATCAGCCGCTACAGCTATCGCGCCAAGGTGCAGCGCCTGCCGATCGAGGCGATTTCCCAGGCCAGCGCCAACCAGCGTAAAGGCCGCTGTGGCCGGGTCGAGCCGGGGATCTGCATTCGCTTGTTCAGCGAAGAAGACTTTATCGGCCGCCCGGAATTTACCGACCCGGAAATCCTGCGCACCAACCTCGCTGCCGTGATCTTGCAGATGCTGCACCTGCGCCTCGGCGAAATCACCGACTTCCCGTTTATCGAGCCGCCGGACGGCAAGGCCATCAGCGACGGTTTCAACCTGCTGCAAGAGCTCTCGGCGGTCGACCGTAACAGCCAGCTCACGCCGTTGGGTCGCCAACTGGCGCGCCTGCCGGTGGACCCGCGCATGGGCCGCATGCTGCTGGAAGCGGCCAAACTCGGCAGCTTGCAGGAAGTGCTGATCGTCGCCAGTGCTATGTCGATCCAGGACCCGCGCGAGCGTCCGCCCGAACGTCAGCAAGCCGCCGACCAGGCCCATGCGCAGTGGAAAGATCCGGACTCGGACTTCGCTGGTTTGGTCAATTTGTGGCGCGGCTTTGAAGAACAGCGCCAGGAATTGACCGCCAGCCCGCTGCGCAACTGGTGCCGCAAGAACTTCCTCAACTACCTGCGCCTGCGCGAGTGGCGCGATTCCCACCGGCAGTTGAGCCTGATCTGCCGCGATATGCAGTTGACCCTCAACAAAGAGCCGGCGGACTTTCCAAAGCTGCACAAGGCGGTGTTGTCCGGCTTGCTCAGCCAGATCGGCCAGAAAACCGAAGACGGCGATTACCTCGGCGCACGCCAGCGACGCTTCTGGATTCACCCGTCGTCGGGCATCGGCAAGAAGCGCCCGCAATGGCTGATGACCGCCGAACTGGTGGAAACCACCAAGCTGTATGCGCGCATGGTCGCCAAGATCGATGCCGACTGGATCGAGCCGCTGGCCGGGCACTTGATCAAGAAAAACCACTTTGAGCCCCATTGGGAGAAGAAGCGCGGGCAAGTCGTGGCCTTTGAGCAGATCACGTTGTTCGGGCTGATTGTGGTCGGGCGGCGGCCGGTGCATTACGGGCCGATCGACCCAGTGGTGTCGCGCGAGCTGTTTATCCGCGAAGGCCTGGTGCGTGGCGAGATTCAATCGCGGGCCAAGTGCCTGACGGCCAATCAGCAATTGCTGGAACAGCTCGACGAGTTGGAAGCCAAGGCGCGCCGCCGTGACATCCTGGCCGATGAAGAAACGCTTTACGCTTTCTACGATGCGCGCCTGCCCGCAGAAATCCACCAGACCGCGACCTTCGACAGCTGGTACAAGGTCAACAGCCAGAAAGACCCGCAACTGCTGATCATGCGCGAAGAAGACGTGCTGGCCCGCGAGGCCAATGAAGTCACCGCCGCGCATTATCCGGACACCCTGCACTTGGGCGACCTGGAACTGGCGTTGAGTTACCACTTCGAACCCAATCACCCGCGCGACGGCGTGACCCTGCGCGTGCCGGCACCGCTGTTGCCGGCCTTGCCGCCGGAGCGTCTGGAATGGCTGGTGCCGGGGGTGATCGAGGCCAAGTGCATCGCCCTGGTGCGCAACCTGCCCAAGGCGCTGCGCAAAAACTTTGTGCCAGTGCCGGACTTCGTCAAGGCCGCTTTGCAACGCATCGAATTCGGCCAGGGCTCGTTGCCTCAGGCGTTGGGCCGCGAGCTGCTGCGCATGACCGGCGCGCGGGTCAGCGATGAAGCCTGGGCCGAAGCGTCACAGCAGGTGGAAAACCACCTGAAGATGAACCTTGAAGTGGTCGACGGCCAGGGCAAGTTCCTCGGCGAAGGCCGCGACCTGGCTGAACTGACGGCGCGCTTTGCCGAGGCCAGCCAGGCAGCGTTGGCCGTGCCGCAAACCGCGAAAAGCCAGCAGCCGGTGGAGGCCAAGGTGTTTGCGGCGGTGGCGGAAAAAACTCAACAGAAGATTGCCGGGCTGTCGATGACGGTGTATCCGGCGCTGGTGGAAGAAAACGGCACGGTCAAGGAGGGGCGCTTCTCGACGGCGGCCGAGGCTGAATTCCAGCATCGCCGCGCATTGCAGCGTCTGCTGATGCAGCAACTGGCGGAACCGGCCAAGTTCCTGCGCGGCAAGTTGCCTGGCCTGACCGAACTGGGGCTGATGTACCGCGAATTGGGGCGTATCGACGCGCTGGTGGAAGACATTCTGCTGGCCAGCCTCGACACCTGCGTACTTGAAGGCGAAGCCAGCCTGCCGCGTGACGGTGCCGGTTTGGCTGCCTTGGCTGAGCGCAAGCGTGGCAGCTGGACTGAACACGCCGAACGCCTGGCGCGCTTGACCCTCGAGGTGCTGAAACTCTGGCATGGCTTGCAGAAGCGCTTCAAAGGCAAGATCGACCTGGCCCAGGCCGTGGCCCTAAATGACATCAAGCAGCAGTTGAGCAGCCTGGTGTACCCCGGTTTCGTGCGGGAAACCCCGGCGCAGTGGTTCAAGGAACTGCCGCGTTACCTCAAGGCTATCGAGCTGCGCCTGGAGAAACTGCCCAGCCAAGTACAAAAGGATCGGGTATGGAGCGGCGAGCTGGGAGGCTTGTGGACGCACTACGAAAACCGCCTGAAAAAGCACGCCCAGGAAGGCAAGCGCGATCCCCAGTTGGAGCTGTATCGCTGGTGGTTGGAGGAGTATCGGGTGTCGTTGTTTGGCCAGCAATTGGGCACCAAAGTGCCGATTTCCGACAAGCGCCTGAGTAAACAGTGGAGCTTGGTGGAGGCCTGA